In a single window of the Niabella ginsenosidivorans genome:
- a CDS encoding HEPN domain-containing protein encodes MKPFTIYDQCREAFSFHQQQLTEVIVKTANPDMIFMLGATLHRKKYESIFNESAPYCQHISDCTLLILLPNLANKELHEWQDKIENHCSSLMPVTTLVLATSTFMEWLQAGLSFAGFIWQHAPVLYDAGNICREHYPGTKVAANNKEATRQWEEGLSKAKEFLAGSELYRVRKQHKMAAFMLHQSAEQALRTLLKAGTGYHANTHSIDRLLHYGSLVAHQLPEIFPRQTEQDKRLFNLLQKAYIDTRYREDYKITDEELLTLTGKIRRIHEVLSAAGKCFMNAPLQPELQNTSQ; translated from the coding sequence ATGAAGCCCTTTACCATTTACGATCAGTGCCGGGAGGCATTTAGTTTTCACCAGCAACAGCTTACGGAAGTAATTGTAAAAACGGCTAACCCGGATATGATTTTTATGCTGGGCGCTACACTACATCGCAAAAAATATGAAAGCATATTTAATGAATCCGCCCCATACTGTCAACATATATCAGACTGTACACTTTTAATATTGCTGCCCAACCTTGCCAATAAAGAGTTGCACGAATGGCAGGACAAAATAGAAAACCATTGCAGCAGCCTCATGCCGGTTACCACACTTGTATTGGCAACCTCCACTTTTATGGAGTGGCTGCAGGCTGGTCTTTCCTTTGCCGGGTTTATATGGCAGCACGCCCCGGTGCTGTATGATGCAGGAAATATTTGCCGGGAGCATTACCCGGGAACTAAAGTAGCTGCCAACAACAAAGAGGCTACCAGGCAATGGGAAGAAGGGCTATCCAAGGCCAAAGAATTTTTGGCAGGTTCAGAACTGTACCGTGTGCGCAAGCAGCACAAGATGGCGGCATTTATGCTGCATCAGTCTGCAGAACAGGCGTTGCGAACACTGCTGAAAGCGGGAACCGGCTACCATGCCAATACCCATAGTATTGACCGGCTGCTGCACTATGGCAGCCTGGTGGCGCATCAACTGCCGGAAATCTTTCCCCGGCAAACAGAGCAAGACAAGCGCCTGTTTAACCTTTTGCAAAAAGCGTATATAGACACCCGGTATAGGGAAGATTATAAAATTACGGATGAAGAATTGTTAACCCTTACCGGAAAAATCCGGCGCATTCATGAAGTGTTATCCGCTGCCGGAAAATGCTTCATGAATGCGCCGTTGCAGCCCGAATTACAAAATACTTCCCAATAA
- a CDS encoding helix-turn-helix transcriptional regulator, which translates to MSNLKSKRKADKIIINRLAAVLKEEGVSNKALAAELGYEETTISKWATNTIQPPLATFFRIALTINRDLKDFFISSKDIEGEEKKKLLKELAVIAEKGKRTGKNKIQD; encoded by the coding sequence ATGAGCAATTTAAAGTCAAAACGGAAGGCGGATAAAATTATTATCAACAGGTTGGCGGCCGTGCTAAAAGAAGAAGGAGTAAGTAACAAAGCACTGGCGGCAGAGTTAGGGTATGAAGAAACAACTATTTCAAAATGGGCTACAAATACCATACAACCCCCTCTTGCCACCTTCTTTCGCATCGCACTCACCATTAACCGGGATCTGAAAGATTTTTTTATTTCATCTAAGGACATTGAGGGTGAGGAAAAGAAAAAACTGCTCAAGGAACTGGCGGTAATTGCAGAAAAAGGAAAACGGACAGGCAAAAATAAAATACAAGATTAG
- a CDS encoding type I restriction-modification system subunit M, with amino-acid sequence MAIKKSELYSTIWASCDKLRGGMDASQYKDYVLVLLFIKYVSDKYAGKKNAVITIPPGASFEDMVKLKGRKDIGDKINKKIIKPIAEENGLSGIIDVTDFNDEEKLGKSDEMVDKLSGLISIFQNPNLDFSKNRADGDDILGDAYEYLMRHFATESGKSKGQFYTPAEVSRILAKILGINENNSTRQTSAYDPTCGSGSLLLKIADEAGKDISLFGQEKDVATAGIAKMNMILHNNPTADIRKGQSTLSHPLFTSGNNLKQFDYAVSNPPFSSKNWMDGFNPSDDIYQRFTGYGIPPTKNGDYAFLLHIIKSLKSNGKGAVILPHGVLFRGGSEAMIRKALVEKGYIKGIIGLPANLFYGTGIPACIIMMDKENAEGRKGIFMIDASKGFVKDGNKNRLREQDIHKIVDVFNKQTPVYGYSRMIPLAEIRKNEFNLNIPRYIDSQETEDIQDIEAHLLGGIPNFDIDALQLYWDVYPSLRKELFKTSKRSNKYSELKVEAKHIRVTIFGHPEFTGYANGINNLFNRWKQKSIPSLTAIKIGDKPKKIIHELSEDLLATFSGKKLLDNYDIYQHLMTYWADVMQDDVYILVTDGWKAGNGVENDKKKKTWEGRLMPKNIIINEYFSNDKKAIEELELQRDEVARKIEEMDEEHTGEDGALSEVLNDKGKPTKALIQKRIKTLEKEENTLLVADEPEPVYGEPEEDELNILINYLSLLEQESALNKSIKTAETALDKRALIQYPKLKEADIKHLVIEQKWMNTVQLEVQNEMDRISHRLAERIKELAERYETTLPQLSYETDELTHKVNAHLKKMGFVWK; translated from the coding sequence ATGGCGATCAAAAAATCAGAATTATATTCTACTATTTGGGCAAGTTGCGACAAGCTACGTGGCGGCATGGATGCCAGCCAATATAAGGACTATGTACTGGTACTTCTTTTTATTAAATATGTATCCGATAAATATGCCGGTAAAAAGAACGCGGTAATCACCATACCTCCCGGAGCGTCTTTTGAAGATATGGTAAAGCTGAAAGGCCGGAAAGATATTGGTGATAAAATCAATAAGAAGATCATCAAACCTATTGCGGAAGAAAATGGTTTGTCGGGCATTATTGACGTTACCGACTTTAACGATGAAGAGAAGTTAGGTAAGAGTGATGAGATGGTTGATAAACTGTCGGGGCTTATTTCCATATTCCAAAATCCAAATTTAGATTTCAGCAAGAACAGGGCAGACGGAGATGATATATTGGGAGATGCTTATGAATACCTGATGAGACACTTCGCCACAGAGTCGGGAAAGAGCAAAGGTCAGTTCTACACTCCTGCTGAAGTAAGCAGGATACTGGCAAAAATATTGGGTATTAATGAAAACAATTCCACACGTCAAACCTCTGCTTATGATCCAACATGTGGAAGCGGCAGTCTGTTATTGAAAATTGCAGATGAAGCTGGGAAGGATATCTCTCTCTTCGGCCAGGAAAAAGATGTGGCAACGGCGGGTATTGCAAAAATGAATATGATCCTGCACAACAATCCTACCGCAGACATTCGCAAAGGTCAAAGTACATTATCCCATCCTTTGTTTACATCAGGCAATAATTTAAAACAATTTGATTACGCAGTATCGAACCCACCATTTTCAAGTAAGAATTGGATGGATGGGTTTAACCCGTCTGATGACATTTACCAACGATTTACCGGTTATGGAATACCTCCCACAAAAAACGGCGATTATGCTTTCTTACTTCATATCATCAAATCGCTAAAGAGCAACGGAAAAGGTGCTGTTATTTTGCCACATGGTGTATTATTTCGTGGAGGTTCAGAAGCGATGATTCGGAAAGCTCTTGTAGAGAAAGGATATATTAAAGGAATTATCGGCCTGCCGGCAAATCTTTTTTATGGCACAGGCATCCCTGCCTGCATTATTATGATGGATAAGGAAAATGCAGAGGGGCGAAAAGGTATATTCATGATTGATGCCAGCAAAGGTTTTGTAAAAGATGGTAATAAAAACAGGTTGCGGGAGCAGGACATCCATAAGATAGTTGATGTATTTAATAAGCAAACGCCTGTTTATGGATATTCCAGGATGATCCCTCTTGCCGAAATAAGGAAGAACGAGTTTAACCTGAATATACCCCGTTATATAGACAGCCAGGAAACCGAGGACATACAGGATATAGAAGCGCATTTGTTAGGGGGTATACCCAATTTTGATATTGATGCTTTACAGCTATACTGGGATGTTTATCCTTCTTTGAGAAAAGAATTGTTTAAAACAAGTAAGCGTAGCAACAAGTATAGTGAACTGAAAGTTGAAGCCAAACATATTCGGGTTACAATTTTCGGGCATCCGGAATTTACCGGCTATGCAAATGGTATCAATAATCTTTTCAATAGGTGGAAGCAAAAAAGCATTCCATCACTCACAGCTATAAAAATTGGAGACAAACCAAAGAAAATAATTCACGAGTTATCCGAGGATCTTCTTGCAACATTTTCAGGAAAAAAACTACTTGACAACTACGACATCTACCAACACCTTATGACTTATTGGGCGGATGTGATGCAGGACGATGTTTACATACTGGTGACAGATGGGTGGAAAGCCGGTAACGGTGTTGAAAACGATAAGAAGAAAAAAACATGGGAAGGCCGGTTGATGCCAAAGAACATTATCATAAATGAGTATTTCTCCAATGACAAAAAGGCCATAGAGGAACTTGAATTGCAAAGAGATGAAGTGGCCCGAAAAATAGAGGAAATGGATGAAGAACATACAGGAGAGGATGGCGCTTTATCAGAAGTATTAAATGATAAGGGGAAGCCAACCAAGGCTCTCATTCAAAAAAGGATTAAAACACTTGAAAAAGAGGAGAATACTTTATTAGTTGCTGATGAGCCGGAACCCGTATATGGGGAGCCTGAAGAAGATGAGCTAAATATTTTAATAAACTACCTTTCATTATTGGAGCAAGAGTCTGCATTGAATAAGTCAATAAAAACGGCAGAAACTGCATTGGACAAGAGGGCTCTAATCCAATATCCCAAACTAAAAGAAGCGGACATAAAGCATCTGGTTATTGAACAAAAATGGATGAACACCGTTCAATTGGAGGTACAAAATGAAATGGATAGAATAAGCCATCGGCTGGCTGAACGTATTAAAGAACTCGCTGAACGATATGAAACCACATTGCCGCAATTATCTTATGAAACAGATGAACTAACACATAAAGTAAATGCTCACCTAAAGAAAATGGGGTTTGTATGGAAATAG
- a CDS encoding restriction endonuclease subunit S, which produces MEIGKGYKATEIGIIPNDWNIKEIGSIAIIKTGAKNTQDKIDNGVYPFFVRSQIVERINSYSFDGEAVLTAGDGVGTGKVFHYINGKFDYHQRVYCIRGFDNTVNGYYFFIYFSNNFYSRIMQMTAKSSVDSVRMEMIAKMKIPLPSLEEQSAIAISLRNADSLIRSLEKLITKKRNVRQGILHQLMQPKKEWEVKNLSEIAIVRDGTHQTPKYVESGIPFYSVENVTNNDFTNTKFISPVEHALLTRSFRIEKGDILMTRIGSIGDFKLIDWDVNASFYVSLALLKVKRGVSASFLCHYSKTDEFKKEIEWNSLQFAIPKKINLGQISMIKVQLPPLGEQIRITNILTDIDTEIAALDAKLEKYRQIKQGIMQQLLTGKIRLI; this is translated from the coding sequence ATGGAAATAGGAAAGGGTTATAAGGCAACGGAAATTGGTATTATTCCCAATGATTGGAATATTAAAGAAATTGGCTCTATTGCTATAATAAAAACAGGCGCAAAAAACACCCAAGATAAAATAGATAATGGCGTGTATCCATTTTTTGTCAGGTCTCAAATTGTAGAAAGAATCAATTCTTATTCATTCGATGGCGAGGCTGTTTTGACAGCGGGTGACGGAGTGGGTACCGGAAAGGTCTTTCATTATATCAATGGAAAATTTGACTATCATCAAAGAGTTTACTGTATAAGGGGTTTTGACAATACTGTAAATGGTTATTATTTTTTCATTTATTTCAGCAATAACTTCTACAGTAGAATTATGCAAATGACAGCAAAGTCATCTGTTGATTCCGTGCGTATGGAGATGATTGCAAAAATGAAAATACCGCTTCCTTCACTTGAAGAACAAAGTGCTATTGCTATTTCTCTCCGTAATGCAGATTCACTTATTAGGAGTTTGGAAAAACTCATTACCAAGAAGCGCAATGTCAGACAGGGAATCCTACATCAACTGATGCAACCGAAGAAAGAATGGGAGGTGAAAAATTTGAGCGAAATTGCAATAGTGCGTGATGGTACACATCAAACACCTAAATATGTTGAATCAGGCATCCCTTTTTACAGTGTTGAAAATGTTACAAATAATGATTTTACAAATACAAAATTCATATCGCCAGTTGAACATGCGTTACTAACAAGGAGTTTTCGAATAGAGAAAGGAGATATTTTAATGACCAGAATTGGTTCCATTGGAGATTTTAAACTAATCGACTGGGATGTTAACGCAAGCTTTTATGTAAGTCTGGCGTTGCTCAAAGTAAAAAGAGGTGTATCAGCATCATTTTTATGCCACTATTCAAAGACAGATGAATTTAAAAAAGAAATCGAGTGGAATTCCTTACAGTTTGCTATACCCAAAAAAATTAATTTAGGCCAAATATCTATGATTAAAGTACAACTGCCACCTTTAGGAGAACAAATAAGAATCACCAACATTCTTACAGACATAGATACGGAAATAGCTGCATTGGATGCAAAACTTGAAAAGTATAGGCAAATAAAGCAGGGAATAATGCAACAACTCTTAACCGGTAAAATCAGATTAATATGA
- a CDS encoding type I restriction endonuclease subunit R yields MTSIGQIERKTQNRIAKLFNEQLGYHYLGNWDERGGSNIEEGVLRKYLTETKKYSSELIEKVIFELSKAAGNQSESLYDINKAVYLMLRYGVKVRPEAGANTETVDVINWKQWNKNDFAIAEEVTVKGEHHKRPDIVLYINGIAIGVIELKRSTISISEGIRQNLDNQKGTFIRNFFATVQLVMAGNDIEGLKYGCIETKEKYYLGWKEESDIENPLDRGILQMCNKQRLVELLHDFVVYDRGIKKLCRPNQYFGVKAAQEHIRRREGGIIWHTQGSGKSLTMVWLTKWIKENVTNSRVLVITDREELDEQIEKVYTGVGETIVRTKSGKDLIDKLNTVNPWLLCSLIHKFGKKDEGNIDEYVEELERNLPADFKAKGDIYVFVDECHRTQSGKLHGAMKKILPNALFIGFTGTPLLKKDKESSMEVFGTYIHTYKFDEAVKDKVVLDLRYEARNVDQQITSQEGIDRWFNAKTRGLTNYALTELKKRWGTLQKVLSSRTRISRIMADILMDMEERERLQNGRGNAMLVAGSIYQACRYYELFQEAGFTKCAIITSYNPSISDIKGESVVEEPDTENVFKYDTYVKMLNGKTPEQFEMEVKRKFIEEPAQMKLLIVVDKLLTGFDAPPATYLYIDSSMQDHGLFQAICRVNRLDGDDKEYGYVVDYKDLFKRLEKAVSDYTSDAFDAFEKEDVEGLLADRLQKGKERLDECLESIKALIEPIGNAKDQLQCIRYFCGNPENPEDLKNTEQRRISLYKQTVALIRAFANIANEMEEAGYTIKQTEQIKEDMKFFENLRQEIKLASRDYIDLKQYEPAMRHLIDTYISATDSTVVSAFDDITLLQLIAEKGMDVAANSLPSGIRKNKNAMAETIENNIRRLIIDEMPTNPKYYEKMSVLLDELIRQRKEEAQEYKKYLAALAKLIKNVTKPEDSKDYPKAMNTPGKRALFDNLNRDANLALQVDAAIISVKKDDWRGNKQKEKEIRIAIGEYIEDEEEVNRVYEIVRAQTQDY; encoded by the coding sequence ATGACATCAATAGGCCAAATAGAGCGGAAGACACAGAACCGGATTGCTAAACTGTTTAATGAGCAGTTAGGATACCATTATTTGGGTAATTGGGATGAAAGAGGCGGCAGTAATATAGAGGAAGGTGTTCTAAGAAAGTATCTGACAGAAACCAAAAAGTATTCATCTGAACTAATTGAAAAGGTAATCTTTGAACTAAGTAAAGCTGCGGGTAATCAAAGCGAAAGCTTATACGATATAAATAAGGCGGTGTACCTGATGCTAAGGTATGGAGTAAAGGTAAGGCCGGAAGCCGGGGCAAATACTGAAACTGTAGATGTAATAAACTGGAAGCAATGGAATAAAAATGATTTTGCAATTGCTGAAGAAGTAACTGTAAAAGGAGAGCATCATAAACGGCCAGACATAGTATTATACATTAACGGTATTGCAATCGGCGTCATTGAGCTAAAGCGAAGCACTATATCCATATCCGAAGGAATCCGCCAGAACTTGGATAATCAGAAGGGTACATTTATCAGGAACTTTTTTGCAACTGTCCAGCTTGTAATGGCTGGCAATGATATTGAGGGATTAAAATACGGTTGTATTGAAACGAAAGAAAAATATTACCTGGGCTGGAAAGAAGAGAGTGATATTGAAAATCCGTTAGACCGTGGTATTTTACAAATGTGCAATAAGCAAAGGTTGGTTGAGTTGTTGCACGATTTTGTTGTTTATGACAGAGGAATTAAAAAGTTATGCAGGCCTAACCAGTATTTTGGTGTAAAAGCAGCCCAGGAGCATATCAGAAGACGTGAAGGTGGAATTATCTGGCATACTCAGGGAAGTGGGAAAAGTCTCACAATGGTATGGCTCACCAAATGGATAAAGGAAAATGTAACCAACTCCCGTGTATTAGTAATTACAGACCGGGAGGAATTGGACGAGCAGATTGAAAAAGTTTATACAGGTGTTGGAGAAACCATTGTGCGTACAAAAAGCGGCAAAGATTTAATTGATAAACTAAATACTGTCAATCCGTGGTTGCTATGCTCATTAATTCACAAGTTTGGAAAAAAGGATGAAGGAAATATTGATGAATATGTTGAAGAATTAGAAAGAAACCTGCCGGCAGACTTTAAAGCAAAGGGGGATATTTATGTATTTGTAGATGAATGTCACCGGACTCAAAGCGGTAAGCTTCATGGGGCGATGAAAAAAATCTTGCCGAATGCACTATTTATTGGTTTTACTGGTACCCCATTGCTGAAAAAGGATAAAGAAAGCAGCATGGAAGTTTTCGGCACATACATTCATACATACAAGTTTGACGAAGCTGTAAAGGACAAAGTGGTACTTGATTTGCGATATGAGGCCAGAAATGTTGATCAACAGATAACATCACAGGAAGGAATAGACCGATGGTTTAATGCCAAGACAAGAGGGCTTACCAATTATGCACTCACTGAACTAAAAAAGCGGTGGGGCACGCTGCAAAAAGTTCTAAGTTCAAGAACCCGCATCTCTCGGATCATGGCCGATATCCTAATGGATATGGAAGAAAGAGAGCGGTTACAAAATGGTCGCGGAAATGCGATGCTTGTTGCCGGAAGTATTTACCAGGCCTGCCGTTACTATGAGTTATTTCAGGAAGCCGGATTTACCAAGTGTGCAATTATTACCTCTTATAATCCTTCCATCTCCGACATAAAAGGAGAATCAGTAGTTGAAGAGCCAGACACAGAGAATGTATTTAAGTATGACACGTATGTAAAAATGCTCAATGGTAAAACACCTGAGCAGTTTGAAATGGAGGTAAAAAGGAAATTTATTGAGGAGCCTGCCCAAATGAAATTGCTGATAGTGGTGGATAAACTTTTGACAGGTTTTGATGCTCCTCCAGCCACATACTTATATATTGATAGCTCTATGCAAGACCACGGCTTATTTCAGGCTATATGTAGGGTAAACAGGCTTGATGGAGATGATAAAGAATATGGGTACGTTGTCGACTATAAAGATTTATTCAAGCGACTGGAGAAAGCTGTGTCGGATTACACTTCCGATGCTTTCGATGCTTTTGAGAAAGAGGATGTAGAAGGTCTGTTAGCAGATAGGTTACAAAAAGGAAAAGAAAGATTAGACGAGTGCCTTGAATCAATAAAGGCATTGATAGAGCCTATCGGCAATGCAAAAGACCAGTTACAGTGCATCCGGTATTTTTGTGGCAACCCGGAGAACCCGGAAGATTTAAAGAACACCGAGCAAAGAAGAATTTCCCTTTATAAGCAGACTGTTGCGTTAATTAGAGCTTTTGCCAATATCGCCAATGAAATGGAAGAAGCCGGATATACTATAAAACAGACAGAACAAATAAAGGAGGATATGAAATTTTTTGAGAACCTGAGACAAGAAATAAAACTTGCCAGCCGGGATTATATTGATCTAAAACAGTATGAGCCTGCAATGAGGCATTTAATTGACACTTATATAAGTGCTACTGATAGCACTGTTGTATCTGCTTTTGATGACATCACATTATTGCAGTTGATCGCTGAAAAGGGAATGGATGTAGCAGCTAATAGCCTGCCATCCGGTATCAGAAAGAACAAAAATGCAATGGCTGAAACCATTGAGAACAATATCCGCAGGTTGATTATTGATGAAATGCCTACAAATCCAAAGTACTATGAGAAAATGTCCGTTCTACTTGATGAACTAATAAGACAAAGAAAGGAAGAGGCACAGGAATATAAAAAATATTTGGCAGCTTTAGCCAAGTTAATTAAAAATGTAACAAAGCCGGAGGACTCGAAGGATTATCCAAAAGCGATGAACACCCCGGGTAAACGAGCTTTATTCGACAACCTGAATCGGGATGCAAACCTTGCTTTGCAGGTAGATGCAGCCATAATTTCGGTTAAAAAAGATGATTGGCGGGGAAATAAACAGAAGGAAAAGGAAATTAGAATTGCTATTGGTGAATATATTGAAGACGAAGAAGAGGTGAACAGGGTATATGAAATTGTCAGAGCCCAAACGCAGGATTATTAG
- a CDS encoding M48 family metallopeptidase encodes MQRIVVGNISIDVEKKDIKNLHLGVYPPNGRVRIAAPLRVNDDAIRLFAVSKLGWIKKQQRLFEGQEREAAREYISGESHYFNGRRYLLNILPTAGKHTVELRHKHIDLYIKKGTPIKNRAAVMAKFYREYLQNQITDLIAKWEKRMKVKVSGYGIKKMKTKWGTCNIEAKRIWVNLELAKKPQACLEYIVVHEMVHLLERHHNDIFIAYMDKFLPQWRMLKTELNKSPISHSDWEY; translated from the coding sequence ATGCAAAGAATAGTCGTTGGTAATATCAGCATTGATGTGGAGAAGAAAGACATCAAAAATCTGCATCTGGGAGTGTATCCGCCTAACGGGCGGGTAAGGATTGCAGCGCCCTTACGGGTAAATGACGATGCAATCCGGTTGTTTGCCGTATCAAAACTGGGTTGGATTAAAAAGCAGCAACGCCTTTTTGAAGGTCAGGAACGAGAAGCGGCGAGAGAATATATTTCCGGCGAGAGCCACTACTTTAATGGCAGGCGGTATTTACTAAACATTCTACCGACAGCCGGGAAGCATACTGTAGAGTTACGGCATAAGCATATTGACCTATATATTAAGAAAGGTACTCCGATTAAAAACAGGGCAGCGGTGATGGCAAAATTTTATAGGGAGTATCTGCAAAATCAAATAACTGACTTAATAGCAAAGTGGGAAAAGAGGATGAAGGTAAAGGTGTCCGGGTATGGGATAAAGAAAATGAAAACTAAGTGGGGTACTTGCAATATTGAAGCTAAGCGAATATGGGTAAACCTTGAGTTGGCAAAGAAACCGCAGGCTTGTTTAGAATATATTGTTGTTCATGAAATGGTTCACTTATTAGAGAGACATCACAACGATATATTCATTGCTTACATGGATAAATTTTTGCCGCAATGGAGAATGTTGAAAACCGAACTAAACAAATCCCCAATCAGTCATTCTGATTGGGAGTATTGA
- a CDS encoding RNA-binding domain-containing protein, with protein MSLPVNIEQILNGQTVEWERVECKQGWNPEDIVHTIGAFANDINNWGGGYIFIGVAEKDGIPQLPPVGLQARSLDGIQKELLNLSHKIQPYYAPIYQPYMLDGKHILAIWVPGGDNRPYKVPTTLGAKGQHRYYVRRGSSSVMANQQEERLLLEMAKRIPFDDRVNHHSKIEDLHFGLIRSFLEEIKSDLAKEAAHMPLSELAQQMRIAGGLPEALLPLNVGLLFFSDKPDKYFPGAKTDLVIHQDNSGTVFTEKILTGPVQQQLRNVLSFIQTNVIKEKVIKVSARVEVERVYNFPLAAVEEVVANAFYHRSYEQDSPIEINCFPDRIEVLSFPGPLPPVTKAILKKEKRIVARKYRNRRVGDFLKELRLTEGRATGFPTIYNSMQQNGSPEPVFDTDEEYTYFLAVLPIHAAFMASAEELTEKDIQILSYCVKPKKRTAILKKIKLSNHAKNYQRYIVPLIEKGWLAYTLPDTPTSPKQEYVTTEKGKQALKQ; from the coding sequence ATGAGCCTTCCCGTAAATATCGAACAAATCCTGAACGGCCAAACGGTTGAATGGGAACGTGTTGAATGTAAGCAGGGCTGGAACCCAGAAGATATAGTACACACGATTGGCGCCTTCGCAAATGATATCAATAATTGGGGCGGGGGCTATATTTTTATTGGAGTAGCAGAAAAAGATGGCATACCCCAATTACCACCCGTAGGTTTGCAAGCGAGAAGCCTGGACGGTATTCAAAAAGAGCTGTTGAATCTAAGCCATAAAATACAGCCTTATTATGCCCCTATTTATCAACCCTATATGCTTGACGGCAAACATATTTTAGCCATATGGGTTCCTGGTGGTGATAACCGGCCTTATAAGGTGCCTACAACATTGGGAGCTAAAGGGCAACACAGATATTATGTAAGGAGAGGCTCAAGCTCTGTAATGGCTAACCAGCAGGAAGAGCGTTTGTTGCTTGAAATGGCAAAACGCATTCCTTTTGATGACCGGGTCAATCATCATTCGAAAATCGAAGACTTGCATTTTGGACTAATCAGGTCGTTTCTTGAGGAAATAAAGAGCGATTTAGCAAAGGAAGCCGCCCACATGCCGTTAAGTGAATTGGCTCAGCAAATGCGCATTGCCGGTGGACTACCTGAGGCCTTGTTGCCATTGAATGTGGGGCTTCTGTTTTTTTCTGACAAGCCGGATAAATATTTCCCGGGCGCCAAAACTGATCTTGTTATTCATCAGGATAATTCGGGCACTGTTTTTACCGAAAAAATACTTACCGGGCCTGTTCAGCAGCAGTTGAGAAATGTGCTGTCATTCATTCAAACCAATGTCATCAAAGAAAAAGTCATCAAAGTATCTGCAAGGGTTGAGGTGGAAAGAGTATACAACTTTCCTTTGGCTGCTGTAGAGGAAGTTGTAGCTAACGCCTTTTATCACAGGAGCTATGAACAGGACAGCCCTATAGAAATAAATTGTTTTCCTGATCGTATTGAGGTGTTAAGTTTTCCCGGCCCCTTGCCGCCGGTTACAAAGGCTATTCTTAAAAAAGAAAAGAGAATTGTAGCGAGGAAATATCGTAATCGCAGGGTAGGTGATTTTTTAAAAGAATTGAGACTTACGGAAGGTAGGGCAACAGGGTTCCCTACTATTTATAATAGCATGCAGCAAAATGGTTCGCCGGAGCCGGTATTTGATACAGATGAGGAGTACACTTATTTTCTGGCCGTATTACCCATACACGCTGCATTTATGGCAAGTGCTGAAGAGCTTACAGAAAAGGATATTCAGATTTTGTCGTATTGTGTGAAGCCTAAAAAACGGACAGCTATTTTGAAAAAAATAAAGTTAAGTAATCATGCCAAGAATTACCAAAGGTATATAGTGCCGCTGATTGAAAAAGGGTGGCTTGCTTATACACTTCCAGATACTCCTACCAGTCCCAAACAGGAGTATGTAACTACAGAAAAAGGGAAGCAGGCATTAAAACAATAG